AGTAAACCACATAGCACAATCTAGATGAGTTATGTTCTGAGTTCTGCCACTTCAACTTCTCTGGTAAAATTTCATTTTCTTGTAGTTTGTCTTTGATAAAGGTGCCTTGCAGATAATCCATTCCTTTCCACCTGTGGAGTTCAAATGGACTGTTGATGGTGAAGAGAGGTAGTTCAAGCCAGAAGGGAGATATAGTGTGGCATGGAGTTGTGATCTATGCACTTGTTCCAGGGCAGTGATCTGCTTTCTATTCCTCTGCTGTTGTATATTTTCTCAAAATAAGGGGGTGTAACCATGCTTTAAGTAAGGCTTTTGAAGATTTTGTAAAAATACAAACGAGACGTTGCTGAATCAAATCATAAAAGAGTTGATTATCATTTCCTTGTACATTTGCTTGGATGAAATTCATTGGCAAATGATTGCTTCATTGCTTGTGACAAACAGAAGGCAATTTGGTTCAGCCAAGTGCATCAATGCGTTGTTTGAAGAGAATTCAGTTTTGTTGATGGAATGCATTGACGAAAGGTTGGATGTTGGTTCTTCGATGAAGTTCATGGTCGAACGTTCCATCAGTTTTTTTTTCATTCCCAGTTTTTTCGGTGACGGAAGACTGTCGGCCTTTGTTTCGACTACATGAAAATTCATTTCAGGTGTACGACAACGGGAAAGTATGTTTAAGTCCACCATTGCTTGCCTGTCGGTTGTATCTCACGCATCATTCTGATGTATAAGATTCAGGTGAAGACATACAATGCGTAGATCTTTTCCAGTCACCATGGTATAAAAACATCTTAAATCTGCGCCAGCAAAGGATATTATTCTCTGCAACCTGAGTTGATGTGGGCACGTGACATTTGACATCTCAAAGGATCTGCACAATGGCATTCTCTTTGCAAGAAAAGCCACCAGaccttttttttccctttattttatttcattttTTTAAGATCGTGAAATTTTTTTCTGAGTATTTGAAAGTACATTTTACACGAGTAGTTGTTTTCATTATACTCGGAACATCTGATTTTATATATTATTATGTACTCCAGCTGCATGGCAATGGGAAAACTTGTTCAGTTCACCACTGTATATGCCTTTGAAGACTAAAGTTTTAGATGCATACATTGGCTACAGAATATCACGCGCTATAGACAATAGGCGCACCTTTTCCAGTCTATCATGGTATAATATTACGACCAACAGTCATCAAGAAGTAAGCACTTTGGCATGCTATAACCTCTTTTCCAACACACCCTAACAGCTAATAAACCCTCTGCGGTGGTAGATTGCTTCAAGAACCACGATGCTGCATAGGCTCCTGGAAATTGCGAATTTGAGCAGCAGAGCACATATGTATGACAACGAGGCAGCTTGAACCGACATCAGTGTCGAAATCAGATGGCACGGTTTGGTACCAACTGAGGAAGTTTCAGTCCTTCGCCAGCATCTGCATGATGATGTCGTTCCACGCATCGATAGGGCCGGGCAAGCACCAGTGCAGACAGTCATTTTGGACTTTGGCAGTCATCCCCTTCTCATAAGGATGGTATGTTCTGTAAGGCCCCGAGTGCCCATCAGGCCGCAGCAGTGAGAGCTCAAATGTGTCGAGCAGTTTCAGACGGTCAGCACTGCCGTTAGGCCCTTTGTTCGCCACCGCCTTGTCAAACTCTTCTCTCTCGATCCTCCACATCTTATTGTCCGATCCCCTGTCACCGGCCTCCCCTGGCTTGAATGGCGACGTCCTGTTGCAAGTCCCACCACTGAACCACTCGccattctcgaaatgtgaaggCGCCCATGTCCTGTAGAAGACCACTGGCTTGTGAGGCGAGGATATGATGAACAGGAAGGCTGCGCTGAGTGCCTTGCGGAAGGAGTACTCTGGGGCCAACTCTTTCAGGTTTTTGTTCTGGCAGGAGTGGCAGCCGATCTCAGCTCCATTCTCCCAGTAGACTGCAGTTTTGAAGAACCACTGGCCTGTGGATATCACGACGTAGTCAAAGCTCTCCCACTGACTAGTCCAGTTTGTCTCAAGAATATCAAGGTGCAGCTGGAGATCAGCAGTTGAAACTCCATCGTCATCCTCAAATATTTTGGCTTTGACAAGGAACGGTGCCCAGATAAGAGATACCGTGAAGTTGTATGAGGGGAAGTGCCATCTTCTGGATTTGAATGTACTGTCATGGTAGACCTCAGTAGCATCTTCGACCTGCAACGGAAACAATGAAGTCTTTTAGCCCCATGCAAGTTTGAGTTGGCTAGAGGTGAAACCCAGCAAAAGCCTTGCTTTTGAAATCGTACTATGAAGGATTGGTGCAAGCACTACAAATATTATCTACACAAAGCACTAGACAATATGCATGTGGAAACAGGGCAGCATAAGCTTTAGACACTAGATTTACTACCAGGTATTGAAAAGCCATGTCTTCTCGTCAAGCCATCTTCAACAAGAACACCTTGCTAGCAATATCAAAGGATGTTTCTGAAGTACAAAGGGTAGGGACGCCAAACACAAGCTACGTCTCATCAAAATGTGgtttgatgtggttgatgcacAATTTGCGGGCCTCCAACCAAAGTTGCAGCGAGAAATGCAAAGACAGAGACTCATCACCTTTAAGGTTTTTAGTATGTTGATATGTCAGACCAATCTCTTCCCCTGTGACATGGGTGAAAGAACCGATTGTTCATCTTATTCACAGCAAAAACATCATGCTTGGGTTGTTGTGTCTTTATCTTCTTGCTTTTGTATAACTAGTCTTGCACAAAATAATAAAACAGAGAAGAAAAATAACTTTTTTGTCAAACAAGCATGGACCGTGATCCTGATTTATGCTATGCATAGTTAAGGAATTCCTAGTTGTGCACAATGAATAGTGAAGGAAAATGTATAACTGGTGAAAGTGAGGTATTGCATAATGAACCAGACAGATATACACAGTGATTAGTGGGAATCTGCTTACAGTATTGCAACATCTCAAGCTAAGAATCAATTACAAAGTATTTTGCATGATGGATATGATTTACATGAATTGTGTTCTAGTCTAGAGAGAATAAAAGAACACTCTGAGGCACACTCAGTATGCATATTTTAATAGAATAAGCATCTTTCACATCGAAGGGATAATTTTATCTGCACTGCCAAAGATAATAATCAATCTTAAATAATAACAGAGTACACCATATTATTGCAAATTAACCAGGTTTATTCCAAACTTCAACACTGTGCCTGCAGTAAAAGAGGGATAACTAATATCTACTTAGCTAAACTTCAAATAGTCAGAAACTGAATGAAGCATTAAAATTAGACAGTGGCCATTAAAAATATTATGACTGGCTAATTACACGAATACTTGAAAAATCACAGAATACCTCAGAAACAAGACAAAGCAATGATTGGACGTGATTGCGAAGGATCGAATCACCAATAAGTGCCCAATGCTTGCCCCGCATGCCATCCAAAAACTTCTTGCCGTCAAACGAAGGTATGTCACAACCATATGGCTTCCATCTCCAATAGAGATAAGCAGTGTCAGGTCTTCCATTTGTCATACAGTTCTGAGGAGACTCAATGAAGCGGCAGCTTGCATTGGTATAAGCTGGCCCTGATGAATGAGGAACCCACTCGCCATGGAAAAGATTACAACTTTCTGCACAAGTGAAAATAAAATGATTACTAACGGAAGAACTAAAGATAAAAATGTTTTTTTTCTGAACACATGAAAATGAAATGGACCAGACAAAATATTTCCTTAAGAAGATCACAAATATCTTACAAGTCACCGTCCTTTTGCTTAAAGAGAGCATGGGCTGATAATAGCAAAGGAAGCCATGAAACTGCATAGATTTTCCAaaacaagaagaaaaagaaaacccGTATCCTTACCTCTGTTCAGACTTCCGATGATAGCGGTTGCTACGGGAATTTAGGGATTCTGTTCGAATTTCAACAAATCCTAGGGATTTACATCCAAATAAGCCCTTTAATGTTTACCACTTAACTAAGATCGATGACCTTTTCCATCAATAAAGAATTGCCCCAATGCACTAATTTTCTGCCCAAGATGCCATTCTCATGTAAAGTGTAGATTAAGCAATGATTGCATCTATGAATTAAGAAACATACCTCCTGGGGAACCTTCCTTCTTGTCTGGAGCTGTTAGAGGTCCCGAACCAGTCACAGCAAAAATCAAATCATCCGTTTCTGTTAATCACAAGCAAGATTTTAGTAGAAACATAAGATCCAAAACAAAGTGCAGTAATTATTTGATTAGTAAATCTATGAAAAGCAAAGAGAATGGTAAAAGCTGGCATCACCCTAAGACAAGAAACTGGATTTTTTTAATCCAAATTGGGGATCCTCTCAATCATGAACCCCATGAAGCAAAAGCAAAGCTCCCACCTTTTCGTAGAGGATCTAACAAGCTTGCCCGTCTCACTAAACTAATGCAAGTGATCAATCACACACCTCCATCCTCCAACTGTAGGTATTTGGTCATTTAACAAAATACATGCAAATAACAAATGCCACAGCACTGGAATGTAGCAGAACATGCATATAGGGTCAAACAGAACAAGTATAATAAATTAAACGAATGGAAACAGAGGGGATCCACGCAGTCCCCCCTGAGCAGTAAACAATTCAAG
The genomic region above belongs to Panicum hallii strain FIL2 chromosome 4, PHallii_v3.1, whole genome shotgun sequence and contains:
- the LOC112889079 gene encoding protein trichome birefringence-like 25 isoform X2; amino-acid sequence: MHVVGSLKAGGVDDDSSRRIGYTPFRSKETDDLIFAVTGSGPLTAPDKKEGSPGESCNLFHGEWVPHSSGPAYTNASCRFIESPQNCMTNGRPDTAYLYWRWKPYGCDIPSFDGKKFLDGMRGKHWALIGDSILRNHVQSLLCLVSEVEDATEVYHDSTFKSRRWHFPSYNFTVSLIWAPFLVKAKIFEDDDGVSTADLQLHLDILETNWTSQWESFDYVVISTGQWFFKTAVYWENGAEIGCHSCQNKNLKELAPEYSFRKALSAAFLFIISSPHKPVVFYRTWAPSHFENGEWFSGGTCNRTSPFKPGEAGDRGSDNKMWRIEREEFDKAVANKGPNGSADRLKLLDTFELSLLRPDGHSGPYRTYHPYEKGMTAKVQNDCLHWCLPGPIDAWNDIIMQMLAKD
- the LOC112889079 gene encoding protein trichome birefringence-like 24 isoform X1, encoding MGMEWPPAPTPALQLQRKAAVVGGSALKLLLFVILAGLALRLLAAPAAYLLPPTAAPDGAARLLAAPGRGRTGGGGGTPPSETDDLIFAVTGSGPLTAPDKKEGSPGESCNLFHGEWVPHSSGPAYTNASCRFIESPQNCMTNGRPDTAYLYWRWKPYGCDIPSFDGKKFLDGMRGKHWALIGDSILRNHVQSLLCLVSEVEDATEVYHDSTFKSRRWHFPSYNFTVSLIWAPFLVKAKIFEDDDGVSTADLQLHLDILETNWTSQWESFDYVVISTGQWFFKTAVYWENGAEIGCHSCQNKNLKELAPEYSFRKALSAAFLFIISSPHKPVVFYRTWAPSHFENGEWFSGGTCNRTSPFKPGEAGDRGSDNKMWRIEREEFDKAVANKGPNGSADRLKLLDTFELSLLRPDGHSGPYRTYHPYEKGMTAKVQNDCLHWCLPGPIDAWNDIIMQMLAKD